One Cellulomonas sp. Y8 DNA segment encodes these proteins:
- the aztD gene encoding zinc metallochaperone AztD has translation MTLSTRTRPRLAGALGLGVAAALLAACGSGDAAAEPSATTEETAAPAPTEVATAKPRLALTYDGGIQVLDADTLEVVSDIELAGFNRLNPAGDERHVLVSTTGGFQVLDAGTWTEPHGDHTHSFTSDPVLTEVLWPAEKPGHAVRHEGRTALFDDGTGQVTVVDSDALADPDAATRDYTTPSAHHGVAVELTDGTLVVSEGDEDTRTGVRVLDAENTEIAALDTCPGVHGEAVAADEAVVIGCEDGAVVWAGGALTKVTAPDAYGRIGNQAGSEVSPYVLGDYKSDPDADLERPTRVSLIDTRDASIRLVDLPASYTFRSLARGDAGEALVLGTDGALHVIDPESGTVVRSVPVIDAWEEPEEWQQPRPAITVLDGSAYITDPATNSVHAVDVETGEVWLSAELEVTPNEIAGVSGAVAEHGSHEDGADAHGDEAHEGHDHEDEHDHAHAHDEETAQG, from the coding sequence ATGACCCTTTCGACCCGTACCCGCCCCCGACTCGCGGGGGCGCTCGGCCTCGGCGTGGCCGCCGCGCTGCTCGCCGCGTGCGGCTCCGGCGACGCCGCCGCGGAGCCCTCCGCGACCACCGAGGAGACGGCCGCCCCCGCCCCCACCGAGGTCGCCACCGCGAAGCCCCGCCTCGCGCTCACCTACGACGGCGGCATCCAGGTGCTCGACGCCGACACGCTCGAGGTCGTCTCCGACATCGAGCTCGCCGGCTTCAACCGGCTGAACCCGGCCGGCGACGAGCGGCACGTCCTCGTGTCCACCACCGGCGGCTTCCAGGTGCTCGACGCCGGCACCTGGACCGAGCCGCACGGCGACCACACCCACTCGTTCACCAGCGACCCGGTGCTCACCGAGGTGCTGTGGCCCGCCGAGAAGCCCGGCCACGCCGTCCGGCACGAGGGCCGCACCGCCCTGTTCGACGACGGCACCGGCCAGGTCACCGTCGTCGACTCCGACGCGCTCGCCGACCCGGACGCCGCGACCCGCGACTACACCACCCCGTCCGCGCACCACGGCGTCGCGGTCGAGCTCACCGACGGCACCCTCGTCGTGTCCGAGGGCGACGAGGACACCCGCACCGGCGTGCGGGTGCTCGACGCGGAGAACACCGAGATCGCCGCGCTCGACACCTGCCCCGGCGTGCACGGCGAGGCCGTCGCCGCCGACGAGGCCGTGGTCATCGGCTGCGAGGACGGGGCCGTGGTCTGGGCCGGCGGTGCGCTGACCAAGGTCACCGCCCCCGACGCGTACGGCCGCATCGGCAACCAGGCCGGGTCCGAGGTCTCGCCGTACGTCCTGGGCGACTACAAGTCCGACCCGGACGCCGACCTGGAGCGCCCGACCCGGGTCTCGCTGATCGACACCCGCGACGCCTCGATCCGCCTGGTCGACCTGCCGGCCTCCTACACGTTCCGCTCGCTCGCCCGCGGCGACGCCGGCGAGGCCCTGGTGCTCGGCACCGACGGCGCGCTGCACGTCATCGACCCGGAGTCCGGCACCGTCGTGCGCTCCGTCCCGGTGATCGACGCCTGGGAGGAGCCCGAGGAGTGGCAGCAGCCGCGCCCGGCGATCACGGTCCTGGACGGCTCGGCGTACATCACCGACCCGGCGACGAACAGCGTGCACGCGGTCGACGTCGAGACCGGCGAGGTCTGGCTGTCGGCCGAGCTCGAGGTGACGCCGAACGAGATCGCGGGCGTCTCGGGCGCCGTGGCGGAGCACGGGTCCCACGAGGACGGCGCGGACGCGCACGGCGACGAGGCGCACGAGGGTCACGACCACGAGGACGAGCACGACCACGCGCACGCGCACGACGAGGAGACCGCCCAGGGCTGA
- a CDS encoding aldo/keto reductase: MTTTAPATGPRTSDDATTPTPVPPIALGAMLFGTRHDDAESFDLLDAYVAAGGVWIDTADCYAFWADDSGRGGQSEPVLGRWLAARPGMRDRVRIATKVGCEPLWPGSFPERTTGLRADVVRSVARQSLDRMGIDRIDLFWAHRDDRSTPLPEVVDGFGGLVADGVVGAWGFSNTALWRAERAAGLARARGLAEPTGLQLRYSYLQPRPMVRDHEHDHRFGWITDEVLDYAEANPAVGLWAYSPLMSGAYERADRPVPDGFDHPGTARRLAVLAAVAAELGVSRSEVVLAWLAGGTPRVSPVAGVSSLAQLGTAMAGVRLVLPPEARERLDAAW; the protein is encoded by the coding sequence ATGACGACGACCGCGCCCGCCACGGGGCCCCGCACCTCCGACGACGCCACCACCCCGACCCCCGTCCCGCCGATCGCGCTCGGCGCGATGCTGTTCGGCACCCGGCACGACGACGCCGAGTCCTTCGACCTCCTCGACGCGTACGTCGCGGCCGGCGGCGTGTGGATCGACACCGCCGACTGCTACGCGTTCTGGGCCGACGACTCCGGCCGCGGCGGCCAGAGCGAGCCCGTGCTCGGCCGCTGGCTCGCCGCCCGGCCCGGGATGCGGGACCGGGTGCGGATCGCGACCAAGGTCGGCTGCGAGCCGCTGTGGCCAGGCTCGTTCCCGGAACGCACGACGGGCCTGCGCGCCGACGTCGTGCGGTCCGTGGCCCGGCAGAGCCTGGACCGGATGGGGATCGACCGCATCGACCTGTTCTGGGCGCACCGCGACGACCGCTCGACGCCGCTGCCGGAGGTCGTCGACGGGTTCGGCGGGCTGGTCGCGGACGGCGTGGTCGGCGCGTGGGGGTTCTCCAACACGGCGCTGTGGCGGGCCGAGCGCGCCGCCGGGCTCGCCCGCGCGCGGGGCCTCGCGGAGCCGACCGGGCTGCAGCTGCGCTACTCCTACCTGCAGCCCCGCCCGATGGTCCGGGACCACGAGCACGACCACCGGTTCGGCTGGATCACCGACGAGGTCCTGGACTACGCGGAGGCCAACCCCGCCGTCGGCCTGTGGGCGTACAGCCCGCTGATGTCGGGCGCGTACGAGCGCGCCGACCGGCCCGTCCCCGACGGCTTCGACCACCCGGGGACGGCGCGGCGGCTCGCGGTGCTGGCGGCGGTCGCCGCGGAGCTGGGGGTCAGCCGGAGCGAGGTGGTGCTCGCGTGGCTCGCGGGCGGGACGCCGCGGGTCAGCCCGGTGGCGGGGGTGAGCAGCCTCGCGCAGCTGGGCACCGCGATGGCGGGCGTGCGGCTGGTGCTGCCGCCCGAGGCCCGGGAGCGGCTCGACGCGGCCTGGTGA
- a CDS encoding MerR family transcriptional regulator, which yields MTTYAPADAARRSGFSLDTLRYYEKIGLVRDVRRDAAGRRQYDDADLDWLGVLRCLRDTGMPIAAMRRYAGLALATGPGADATVPERLALLEAHAEHVASTVELLLHQQEHLAEKIEHYRGLVRDADPAPAAAGSVG from the coding sequence GTGACCACCTACGCCCCGGCCGACGCCGCCCGGCGCTCCGGCTTCAGCCTCGACACGCTCCGCTACTACGAGAAGATCGGCCTGGTCCGCGACGTCCGGCGCGACGCCGCGGGACGGCGGCAGTACGACGACGCCGACCTGGACTGGCTCGGCGTGCTCCGCTGCCTCCGGGACACCGGCATGCCGATCGCCGCGATGCGCCGGTACGCGGGGCTCGCCCTGGCGACCGGCCCGGGTGCCGACGCGACCGTGCCCGAGCGGCTCGCGCTGCTGGAGGCCCACGCCGAGCACGTAGCCTCGACCGTCGAGCTGCTGCTGCACCAGCAGGAGCACCTCGCGGAGAAGATCGAGCACTACCGCGGCCTCGTGCGGGACGCGGACCCGGCCCCCGCGGCCGCGGGGTCCGTCGGCTGA
- a CDS encoding sodium:proton antiporter: protein MDLLLIGVIGAVAVVTVTALAPRVGVSAPLLLVALGVGISLLPVVPAVEIEPEWILGVVLPPLLYATSVSVPTMDFRRDLTAISGLSVLLVVATSVVLGVIFSWLIPDVTLATGIALGAVLSPTDAVATSIVRKSGVSPRIVTVLEGESLLNDASALVLLRSAVAATAASVTLWEVATDFVYAVVVAVAIGGLIGKVSLWVRTRVADPHLTTAISFIVPFVAYIPAEHLNASGLVATVSAGLVAGSGSVRLRPQDRIAEAANWRTLELLLEGAVFLVMGLELYGLVAEVQADHGHLWVAIGLGALSAVVVLVVRTGYVAYLLSRLSRRARRGVTVRGYLSALNDRADSLATLTREDLAERRIPGAPPAGAAPRATTAPVDAAKVRRVLGRRRPRLGRDDAPEARGVRLRYRITRRIADIDYLQAEHLGPREGAILVWAGMRGVVTLAAAQSLPRDTPHRALLVLVAFVVAAGTLLVQGGTLGWLVRRLGLGRDGADDRAEVDRLAGEMAVAAAALLGDPDLRRPDGTPYDAGVLEKARRIAERQGGELDEDEEAEDRASAAAQVRELRLAVLDAQREALLKVRDLGTASSGALTEALRVLDADQISLELRERD from the coding sequence ATGGACCTGCTGCTGATCGGGGTGATCGGCGCCGTCGCGGTGGTCACGGTCACCGCCCTGGCCCCGCGGGTCGGGGTGTCGGCCCCGCTGCTGCTCGTCGCGCTCGGCGTCGGGATCAGCCTCCTCCCGGTGGTGCCGGCGGTCGAGATCGAGCCGGAGTGGATCCTCGGGGTGGTCCTGCCGCCGCTGCTCTACGCGACCTCGGTGTCGGTGCCGACGATGGACTTCCGGCGCGACCTCACCGCGATCAGCGGCCTGTCGGTGCTGCTCGTGGTCGCGACGTCGGTGGTGCTGGGCGTGATCTTCTCCTGGCTCATCCCGGACGTCACGCTCGCGACCGGGATCGCCCTGGGCGCCGTCCTCAGCCCGACCGACGCCGTGGCGACCTCGATCGTGCGGAAGTCCGGGGTGAGCCCCCGCATCGTCACGGTGCTGGAGGGCGAGAGCCTGCTGAACGACGCCTCCGCCCTGGTGCTCCTGCGCTCCGCGGTGGCGGCGACCGCCGCGTCGGTGACCCTGTGGGAGGTGGCGACGGACTTCGTCTACGCGGTGGTCGTGGCGGTCGCGATCGGCGGGCTGATCGGCAAGGTCAGCCTGTGGGTGCGGACCCGGGTCGCCGACCCGCACCTGACGACCGCGATCTCGTTCATCGTGCCGTTCGTCGCGTACATCCCCGCGGAGCACCTGAACGCGTCCGGCCTGGTCGCGACCGTCAGCGCCGGCCTCGTCGCCGGGTCGGGCAGCGTCCGGCTGCGGCCGCAGGACCGGATCGCCGAGGCCGCCAACTGGCGCACGCTCGAGCTGCTCCTCGAGGGCGCGGTGTTCCTGGTGATGGGGCTCGAGCTGTACGGCCTCGTCGCGGAGGTGCAGGCGGACCACGGCCACCTGTGGGTCGCGATCGGGCTCGGCGCGCTGTCGGCCGTCGTGGTGCTCGTGGTCCGCACCGGGTACGTCGCCTACCTGCTGTCCCGGCTGTCCCGGCGCGCGCGCCGCGGCGTCACGGTCCGCGGCTACCTCAGCGCGCTCAACGACCGCGCGGACTCGCTCGCCACCCTGACCCGGGAGGACCTGGCCGAGCGCCGGATCCCGGGCGCGCCGCCGGCGGGGGCCGCGCCGCGCGCCACCACCGCACCGGTGGACGCGGCGAAGGTGCGCCGGGTGCTCGGCCGTCGCCGGCCGCGTCTCGGCCGGGACGACGCGCCTGAGGCCCGTGGCGTCCGGCTGCGTTACCGGATCACCCGCCGGATCGCCGACATCGACTACCTGCAGGCCGAGCACCTCGGGCCGCGCGAGGGGGCGATCCTCGTGTGGGCCGGGATGCGCGGCGTCGTCACCCTCGCCGCCGCGCAGTCGCTGCCGCGGGACACCCCGCACCGCGCGCTGCTCGTGCTCGTCGCGTTCGTCGTGGCGGCCGGCACGCTGCTCGTGCAGGGCGGCACGCTCGGGTGGCTGGTGCGCCGGCTCGGCCTGGGCCGCGACGGCGCCGACGACCGGGCCGAGGTGGACCGGCTGGCGGGGGAGATGGCGGTGGCCGCCGCGGCGCTGCTCGGCGACCCCGACCTGCGCCGGCCCGACGGCACCCCGTACGACGCGGGGGTCCTGGAGAAGGCCCGGCGGATCGCGGAGCGGCAGGGCGGCGAGCTCGACGAGGACGAGGAGGCCGAGGACCGCGCCTCCGCCGCCGCGCAGGTGCGCGAGCTGCGGCTGGCGGTGCTGGACGCGCAGCGGGAGGCGCTGCTGAAGGTCCGCGACCTCGGCACCGCGAGCTCCGGCGCGCTGACCGAGGCGCTCCGGGTGCTCGACGCGGACCAGATCAGCCTGGAGCTGCGCGAGCGGGACTAG
- a CDS encoding DUF305 domain-containing protein, with amino-acid sequence MTSEDLRTDAPVAPDPAPAGRGHGRVVLVVVALAALVLGALGGALLARQPALTAAPEGSVDAGFARDMQAHHAQAVDLAVLLRDRSTDEEVRTVALDILLTQQNQIGQMAGWLSTWGLPAAASAAPMAWMTGTEHGHGSTAATGDASGYAAMPGWVSREDLARLTAATGTEADRLFLQLMIPHHQGGVEMAEYAVEHAQRPQVVALARNIVTSQERELTALQDMLDARGGPVG; translated from the coding sequence GTGACGTCGGAGGACCTGCGCACCGACGCGCCCGTGGCGCCGGACCCCGCACCCGCGGGCCGGGGTCACGGGCGCGTCGTGCTCGTCGTGGTGGCGCTCGCCGCCCTGGTGCTGGGCGCGCTCGGCGGGGCGCTGCTCGCCCGGCAGCCGGCGCTCACCGCGGCCCCCGAGGGGTCGGTCGACGCCGGGTTCGCCCGGGACATGCAGGCGCACCACGCGCAGGCGGTCGACCTGGCGGTGCTGCTCCGGGACCGCAGCACCGACGAGGAGGTGCGGACGGTCGCGCTCGACATCCTGCTGACCCAGCAGAACCAGATCGGCCAGATGGCCGGCTGGCTGTCGACGTGGGGGCTGCCGGCCGCGGCGTCGGCGGCCCCGATGGCGTGGATGACCGGGACGGAGCACGGCCACGGGTCGACCGCGGCGACCGGCGACGCGTCGGGCTACGCCGCGATGCCGGGGTGGGTGTCCCGCGAGGACCTCGCCCGGCTCACCGCCGCGACCGGGACCGAGGCCGACCGGCTGTTCCTGCAGCTGATGATCCCGCACCACCAGGGCGGCGTGGAGATGGCCGAGTACGCCGTCGAGCACGCGCAGCGCCCGCAGGTGGTGGCGCTGGCCCGGAACATCGTCACGTCGCAGGAGCGCGAGCTGACCGCCCTGCAGGACATGCTCGACGCCCGGGGCGGCCCGGTCGGCTGA
- a CDS encoding DUF3105 domain-containing protein, translating to MPDRRPTAAERQARLAAVRAEQRKKERGRAVWIGSIAGVLVLALVGVSAWVIVDAGRDKAALQAQADADIEGVEAFDGLTFDHVTTAVDYPQSPPAGGDHNAAWLNCGVYTEPVPDENAVHSLEHGAVWITYDPALPAADVATLQAFAENQSYVLVSPYEGLDSSPVAVSAWGYQLKVDSVDDERLPVFIQKYLLNPELAEVGAPCSSGVGTPA from the coding sequence ATGCCCGACCGCCGTCCCACCGCGGCCGAGCGCCAGGCCCGCCTGGCCGCCGTCCGAGCCGAGCAGCGCAAGAAGGAGCGCGGCCGCGCCGTCTGGATCGGCTCGATCGCCGGCGTCCTCGTCCTCGCCCTCGTCGGCGTCAGCGCCTGGGTGATCGTCGACGCCGGCCGCGACAAGGCCGCCCTCCAGGCGCAGGCGGACGCCGACATCGAGGGCGTCGAGGCGTTCGACGGCCTCACGTTCGACCACGTCACGACCGCCGTCGACTACCCGCAGTCCCCGCCGGCCGGCGGGGACCACAACGCCGCGTGGCTGAACTGCGGCGTGTACACCGAGCCGGTGCCGGACGAGAACGCGGTGCACTCGCTCGAGCACGGCGCCGTGTGGATCACCTACGACCCCGCGCTGCCCGCCGCGGACGTCGCGACGCTGCAGGCGTTCGCCGAGAACCAGTCCTACGTGCTGGTGTCCCCGTACGAGGGCCTCGACTCCTCCCCGGTCGCCGTGAGCGCGTGGGGCTACCAGCTCAAGGTCGACTCGGTCGACGACGAGCGGCTGCCGGTCTTCATCCAGAAGTACCTGCTCAACCCGGAGCTCGCCGAGGTCGGCGCGCCCTGCTCGAGCGGCGTGGGCACCCCGGCGTGA
- a CDS encoding bifunctional diguanylate cyclase/phosphodiesterase — MLHRVPVPPVAVAVAALTVHAVLPPGTPRDVLYVAVGAVCAARALSAAGRVVGPQRRAWRLLALGLVAWVVGDALWTLLERGLGVEPFPSVADVAYVASYPLLAAGLVRAFPAPRGRRPTWLLDAVLVTSGALLVLWLAVLEPTLSTWAADPLGTAVGAAYPVGDAVLLVLLARAATAAGTRPPALRLSTWGVLAILLADELFLLAPGWPALDARVHLLDSLWLAGYVLLAAAARHASAGRVAPPRADGDLGTGYLMLLGASVCVLPGTALLEAALGLPVHVAEVCVAAIVVIAAFLLRFGGVLRAMRRQHGRLEHLAVTDPLTGLANATGLARRLETPADDAPAGTVPAVLLVSLDGYRDVAQTLGHAVADDLLRAVGAVVGREAEEGGTPARLARDVFAVGLDVADPAGAEEAARRLVARLTPPLAVGGLDLSVRPMVGGAVGAGRPAAADALVARADAALVTARHRDERVALDVVGAALPAQRGPGPGPAAGPSAPALCATDLLRRLPAAAACGELVVHFQPQVAVAAGRVDGAEALVRWQHPAHGLLGPDAFVPAAERTGFVRPVTLHVLDVALTQCARWRAAGARSFVVSVNVSAHDLDDPRLVGDVRAALDRHGLAADALGLEVTETMAMRDAAQAGRTLRALADLGVVLAVDDYGVGYGSLDYLRRLPFTVLKVDRAFVAPAADDRVCAEILRSTIDLGHALGMQVVAEGVEDERTLALLRELGCDAAQGWALGRPGPPAALDARLGTGAPVN; from the coding sequence GTGCTCCACCGTGTCCCCGTCCCGCCGGTCGCGGTCGCCGTCGCCGCGCTGACGGTGCACGCGGTGCTGCCCCCGGGCACGCCGCGGGACGTGCTCTACGTGGCGGTCGGCGCGGTGTGCGCCGCGCGGGCGCTCAGCGCCGCGGGCCGCGTCGTCGGACCGCAGCGGCGCGCCTGGCGGCTGCTGGCGCTCGGGCTGGTCGCCTGGGTGGTCGGCGACGCGCTGTGGACCCTGCTGGAGCGCGGCCTCGGGGTGGAGCCGTTCCCGTCCGTGGCCGACGTGGCCTACGTCGCGTCCTACCCGCTGCTGGCCGCCGGGCTGGTCCGCGCGTTCCCCGCGCCGCGGGGGAGGCGCCCGACCTGGCTGCTCGACGCGGTGCTGGTGACGAGCGGCGCCCTGCTCGTCCTGTGGCTCGCGGTCCTGGAGCCGACGCTGTCCACCTGGGCCGCCGACCCGCTGGGCACCGCCGTCGGCGCGGCCTACCCCGTGGGCGACGCCGTGCTGCTCGTCCTCCTCGCCCGCGCCGCCACCGCCGCGGGTACCCGGCCGCCGGCCCTGCGGCTCTCGACCTGGGGCGTGCTGGCGATCCTGCTGGCCGACGAGCTGTTCCTGCTCGCGCCGGGCTGGCCCGCGCTCGACGCGCGCGTGCACCTGCTCGACTCCCTCTGGCTCGCGGGGTACGTGCTGCTCGCGGCCGCCGCCCGGCACGCCTCCGCCGGCCGGGTCGCTCCCCCGCGGGCCGACGGGGACCTCGGCACCGGGTACCTGATGCTCCTCGGCGCCTCGGTCTGCGTCCTGCCCGGCACGGCGCTCCTCGAGGCGGCGCTCGGTCTGCCCGTGCACGTCGCCGAGGTGTGCGTCGCCGCCATCGTCGTGATCGCCGCGTTCCTCCTCCGGTTCGGCGGGGTCCTGCGGGCGATGCGCCGCCAGCACGGCCGGCTGGAGCACCTCGCGGTGACCGACCCGCTCACCGGCCTCGCCAACGCCACCGGGCTCGCGCGCCGGCTGGAGACGCCGGCCGACGACGCGCCCGCCGGGACGGTGCCCGCCGTGCTGCTCGTGAGCCTCGACGGGTACCGCGACGTGGCGCAGACGCTCGGGCACGCGGTGGCCGACGACCTGCTGCGCGCGGTCGGCGCCGTGGTGGGCCGGGAGGCCGAGGAGGGCGGCACGCCCGCGCGGCTGGCGCGCGACGTGTTCGCGGTGGGGCTGGACGTCGCCGACCCCGCCGGGGCCGAGGAGGCCGCCCGCCGGCTGGTCGCCCGGCTGACCCCGCCCCTGGCGGTGGGCGGGCTCGACCTGTCGGTCCGGCCGATGGTCGGCGGTGCCGTGGGAGCCGGGCGGCCGGCCGCGGCGGACGCGCTCGTCGCGCGGGCCGACGCGGCGCTGGTCACCGCCCGGCACCGCGACGAGCGCGTGGCGCTGGACGTCGTCGGCGCCGCGCTGCCCGCTCAGCGCGGGCCGGGGCCCGGGCCCGCGGCCGGGCCGAGCGCCCCCGCGCTGTGCGCGACCGACCTGCTGCGCCGGCTGCCCGCGGCCGCCGCGTGCGGCGAGCTGGTGGTGCACTTCCAGCCGCAGGTCGCGGTCGCGGCCGGCCGGGTCGACGGAGCCGAGGCGCTGGTGCGCTGGCAGCACCCCGCGCACGGCCTGCTCGGCCCCGACGCGTTCGTGCCCGCCGCGGAGCGCACGGGGTTCGTCCGCCCGGTGACGCTGCACGTGCTCGACGTCGCCCTGACGCAGTGCGCCCGCTGGCGCGCGGCGGGCGCCCGGTCCTTCGTGGTGTCCGTCAACGTCTCCGCGCACGACCTCGACGACCCCCGGCTGGTCGGCGACGTGCGCGCCGCGCTGGACCGGCACGGGCTGGCCGCGGACGCGCTGGGGCTCGAGGTGACCGAGACGATGGCGATGCGCGACGCCGCGCAGGCCGGGCGGACGCTGCGGGCGCTCGCGGACCTCGGCGTCGTGCTCGCGGTCGACGACTACGGCGTCGGCTACGGCTCGCTGGACTACCTGCGCCGGCTGCCGTTCACCGTGCTCAAGGTCGACCGGGCGTTCGTGGCGCCCGCGGCCGACGACCGGGTGTGCGCCGAGATCCTCCGCTCGACGATCGACCTCGGGCACGCGCTCGGCATGCAGGTCGTCGCGGAGGGCGTCGAGGACGAGCGCACGCTCGCGCTGCTCCGGGAGCTGGGCTGCGACGCCGCGCAGGGCTGGGCGCTGGGGCGGCCGGGGCCGCCGGCGGCGCTCGACGCCCGCCTCGGCACCGGGGCACCTGTCAATTAG
- a CDS encoding PP2C family protein-serine/threonine phosphatase, whose protein sequence is MGETARGDVDEARRVAALRELDVLDTPPEERFDRVTRLAQQLFGVQMAFVSLVDADRLFLKSHQGTGARETPRDGMFCAVAIEQPATLVVPDAALDPRFAVAPFVTGEPHIRFYAGRPLATAGGQRVGTLCLMDRRPREFSAEDEALLVDLAAWVEKELSADAELGRAAEVQRGLLPTGAPDVPGWDLAGACLPAHGVGGDFYDWQATPERLLLTLADVMDRGLGAAIIAATVRSVLRGVGRHEDVAAAVALAERVLEPDLDRAGAFVTAFHAELDPATGVLRYTDAGHGLAVLRAADGTLRRLPAQGPPLGVVVGVPRAAAEVVLAPGDTLAVVSDGLLERGDRALDPEDVLAGPLGAATSAADAVARVLAAAGTATDRPDDVTVVVLKRENG, encoded by the coding sequence ATGGGCGAGACCGCACGGGGCGACGTCGACGAGGCACGACGCGTCGCGGCGCTGCGCGAGCTGGACGTCCTCGACACGCCCCCGGAGGAGCGGTTCGACCGGGTGACCCGGCTGGCGCAGCAGCTGTTCGGGGTCCAGATGGCGTTCGTCTCGCTGGTGGACGCCGACCGGCTGTTCCTCAAGTCGCACCAGGGCACCGGCGCCCGCGAGACGCCGCGCGACGGCATGTTCTGCGCCGTCGCGATCGAGCAGCCCGCGACGCTGGTGGTCCCCGACGCCGCCCTGGACCCCCGGTTCGCGGTGGCCCCCTTCGTGACCGGCGAGCCGCACATCCGGTTCTACGCCGGGCGGCCCCTGGCGACCGCGGGCGGCCAGCGGGTCGGCACGCTGTGCCTGATGGACCGCCGGCCGCGGGAGTTCTCCGCGGAGGACGAGGCGCTGCTCGTCGACCTCGCCGCGTGGGTGGAGAAGGAGCTGTCCGCGGACGCCGAGCTCGGGCGCGCCGCCGAGGTGCAGCGCGGGCTGCTGCCCACCGGCGCGCCGGACGTCCCGGGGTGGGACCTGGCCGGCGCCTGCCTCCCCGCGCACGGGGTGGGCGGCGACTTCTACGACTGGCAGGCGACCCCGGAGCGCCTGCTGCTGACCCTCGCGGACGTGATGGACCGGGGCCTGGGGGCCGCGATCATCGCCGCGACGGTGCGCTCGGTGCTCCGCGGCGTCGGCCGGCACGAGGACGTGGCGGCGGCGGTGGCGCTCGCGGAGCGGGTGCTCGAGCCCGACCTCGACCGGGCCGGCGCGTTCGTCACCGCGTTCCACGCGGAGCTCGACCCGGCGACCGGCGTGCTGCGGTACACGGACGCGGGACACGGCCTCGCGGTGCTGCGCGCCGCCGACGGGACCCTGCGGCGGCTGCCCGCGCAGGGTCCGCCGCTCGGCGTGGTCGTGGGGGTGCCGCGCGCGGCGGCCGAGGTCGTGCTCGCGCCCGGCGACACCCTGGCCGTCGTGAGCGACGGCCTGCTCGAGCGCGGCGACCGGGCGCTGGACCCGGAGGACGTGCTGGCGGGGCCGCTCGGCGCCGCCACGTCGGCGGCGGACGCCGTGGCCCGCGTGCTCGCGGCCGCCGGTACCGCCACGGACCGCCCCGACGACGTGACCGTCGTGGTGCTGAAGAGGGAGAACGGATGA